A window of Microbacterium lushaniae genomic DNA:
CATCTCGGCGCGCCGTTCGCAGATCGAGCCGCGCGCGGCCCGTGGCAGCCGTGCGGCCAAGACGACGCTATGGGCGATGGAACACGCGACCCTCATGCTCGCCACCAGCCAGCTGGGCATCACGGTGTGCTCCCTGTTGATCCTCAACGTCTCCGAGCCGGCGATTCATCACCTGCTGGAGATCCCGCTGGGGCTGACCGGTCTCACGCCCGAGCTCATCAGCATCATCGCGTTCGCCGTCGCTCTGGCCCTGGTCACCTTCCTGCACGTGGTCTTCGGCGAGATGGTGCCGAAGAACATCGCGTTCTCGGTGCCCGACCGCGCCGCGCTCATCCTGGCACCGGCGCTGGTCGCTGTCGCACGGGTCATCAAGCCCGTCATCTGGACGCTCAACGCCGCCGCCAACGGCATCCTGCGCCTGTTCGGGGTGCAGCCCAAGGATGAGGCGACGAGCACGTACACGCTGGACGAGGTCGCCAACATCGTCGAGCAGTCTCGCCGGGAAGGCACGCTGCACGACGCCTCGGGGACCCTCGCGGGCGCCTTCGAGTTCACCGAGAAGACCGTCGCGGATGTCGACGTACCCCTCGGCGCGATGGTGCTCCTGCCCGCCGGGGCGACACCGGCAGACGTGCAGCAGGCGGTGGCGGCGCACGGGTACTCCCGGTACGTGGTGGCCGGCACCGACGGCGAACCCGTCGCCTACGTGCACATGAAGGACGTGATGGACCTCGATCGCCCGGAGGAGTTCCACGCGCCCATCCCCGAGAAGCGACTGCGCCGTCTGGCGTCGCTGCCGCGCACAGCTGAGCTGGAGGACGCGATGGCGATCCTCCGGCGCCGGGGCGCCCACGTGGCCCGCAGCCTCGACGCCGACGGGCGCACTGTTGGTCTGCTCTACCTCGAAGACGTGCTCGAAGTGCTCGTCGGCGAGATCGACGACGCCACGGCGACGGCGGCCTGAGACCTGACCGGGTGGCGGTGCCCACCGCCACCCGGTCAGAACCGCCAGAGGTATCCTCACGGCATGGCGTTGTTCGCCGACCGGGCCGACGCAGGCACACAGCTCGCGGCATCCCTCCGTGCGTGGCGGGGGCGGGATGCGGTCGTGCTCGGCATCCCGCGGGGCGGTGTCGTCGTCGCGGCCGTCGTCGCCGCGGCGTACGGCTGGCCGCTGGATCTGGTCCCGGTGCGCAAGCTCGGGGCGCACGGCAACGCCGAACTCACCGTGGGCGCGATCGCCGAGAACGTCCGGGTGATCTCGGAGCGGACGATGCGACTGACCGGCACGACGCCCACCGACCTCGAGCGGGTGGAGGAGGCCGAGCGCGCCGAGCTCGCCCGCCGCACGGCAGCGTACCCGTCGCCGGGACTCGACCTGACGGGTCGCGTTGCGATCGTCGTCGACGACGGCGTCGCGACGGGCTCGACCGCTCTCGCGGCGTGTCGTGCAGTACGGGGCCGGGGTGCCAGCGAGGTCATCCTGGCCGTCCCGGTCGCGCCCCACGACTGGGAGCCGGATGACGGCGTCGCCGACGCCTTCGTGTGCCCGCACCGACCCCGCGACTTCCGCGCGGTCGGGCAGTTCTACGACCGCTTCCCGCAGACCACCGACGGGGAGGTCGCGCGCCTGCTGGCACCCGGCCTCCCCACGTGAGGTCGCGTCAGGGCAGGAGCGCTTCCCGCAGCGTGTCGAGCCCGACGCCGCCGAGGTCGAGCGCGCGCTTGTGGAAGCTCTTGATGTCGAACGCGTCGCCCTGCGCCTCGGCGTACCCGTCGCGGATCTGCTCCCAGATGCGCTGGCCCACCTTGTACGAAGGTGCCTGCCCGGGCCAGCCGAGGTAGCGGTTGACCTCGAAGCGCACGAACTCGTTCGACATGTTGACGTTGCGCAGCATGAACTCCAGCGCATAGTCGTGATCCCACGTCCCGGCGCCGTCCAGGCGCGGCTTCTCCAGGTGCACGCCGATGTCCAGCACCACCCGGGCCGCGCGCATCCGCTGGCCGTCGAGCATTCCGAGCCGGTCGGCGGGATCGTCGAGGAACCCGAGGGACTGCATCAGACGCTCGGCGTACAGGGCCCACCCTTCGGCGTGGCCGGAGGTTCCCGCCAGCAGCCGGCGCCACGAGTTCAGCTGGGCGCGGTTGTACACGGCCTGGGCGATCTGCAGGTGATGCCCGGGCACGCCCTCGTGGTACACCGTGGTCAGCTCGCGCCACGTGTCGAATTCGGTCACGCCCTCCGGCACCGACCACCACATGCGCCCTGGGCGGGAGAAGTCGTCGGTGGGACCGGTGTAGTAGATGCCGCCCTCCTTGGTGGGGGCGATCATGCACTCCAGGGTGCGGATGGGGTCGGGGATGTCGAAGTGCGTCGCCCCCAGCTGCTGGATCGCGCGGTCGCTGGTCTCCTGCATCCACTTCTGCAGCGCGTCGGTGCCGCGGAGCTTGCGTGCGGGATCGGCCTCGAGGAAGGCGACGGCCTCCTCGACGCTGGAGCCGGGAAGGATCTCCTCGGCGATCGCCTCCTGCTCGGCCACCATGCGGGCCAGCTCCTCGACGCCCCACTCGTAGGTCTCGTCGAGGTCGACCGTCGCGCCCAGGAACCGGCGGGAGTGCAGCGCGTACAGCTCACGGCCGACCGCATCCTTCTCCCCCGCGGCAGGTGCCAGCTCCCCACCGAGGAACGACGCGAGTTCGCCGTACGCCACCCGCGCGGCGTTGGCGTTGTCGGCCAGTTCGCGCGCCAGGGAGGCGGGGAGCTGGCCCTCTTCCGGCCCGGCTTCGGCGGCGAACTCGGCGAAGTAGCCGTGGTCGGCGGTGTATCGGTCGATCTGGGTGACGACTTCGAGCACCTGCCGGCGGGCGGGCACGACACCGAGGGCGATCCCCTCCCGCAGCGTCGCGATGTAGCCGTCCAGGGCGGCCGGCAGCGCCTTCAGGCGTGTGGAGATGACCGACCAGTCCTCCGCGGTGGCGGTGGGCATGAGGTCGAAGACCATGCGGATGTCCTGTGCGGGCGAGGCGATCACGTTCAGATCGCGCAGGTGCCACTGAGCGTCGTACAGGTCCAGGCTCAGCCGCAGCTCGCGCGCGAGGTCGGCCTTCGTCACCTGGTCCACGTCGTCGACCGGCTCGGCCGCTTCCAGCGTCGCCAGGGCGTCACGAGTCGCCGCCGCCATCCGGGCGTGTCCGTCGGGCGAATAGTCGCCGAAGCGGTCGTTGTACTCGGAGCGACCGATGTAGGTGGCGGCGGTCGGCTCGAGTTCGGCGATGGTGTCCACCCACGCGTCGGCGATCGCGTCGATCGCCGACGGGGTGCGGGATGCGTCAGTCATGCACCGAGCCTACGGTTGGCCCGCCGCGCGGCCAACCCGGTGCCGCCGGTGCCTGCGAGTAGCGGAGGCGACGTCGCCGGTGCCGCCGGGGTGCTGCCGGGGTGCCGGCGGCGTGCCGGCGTGTCCCGGCGGCGGCGTGCCGGCGTGTGCTGGCGGCGTGCCGGCGTGACGGCATCCATCTGTGCCCGAACTCCTCAGATCCGCGGCCGCGAGGGCCGGATCACCCCGGTTACGGCCGCGGGCGGCTCGGGTTTGAGGAGTTCGGGAAGGGGTGGGGTACCTCGCGCGGGCGGCGTCGGCGGTGGCGGCGGTGGGGGCGGGTGAGCCCCATTCGTGCCCGAACTCCTCAGATCCGCGGTCACGAGGGTCGAACCAGCCCGGTTACGGCCGCGGGCGGCTCGGGTTTGAGGAGTCCGGGTGGCTCGGGTGTCGGCAGGTCGTTCTTCCTGCATCCACGCCGGGCCGCGACCTGGCGTGAGCCCGAGACCCGCGGCGCCGATGGGCGCGGCTCGCGGCGGTGGCGGGCCGGGCGAGCCCCATTCGTGCCCGAACTCCTCAGATCCGCGGCCGCGAGGGCCGGATCGCCCCGGTTGCGGGTGCGGGCGGCTCGGGTTTGAGGAGTTCGGGAAGGGGTGGGGTACCTCGCGCGGCCGTGGGCGCGGGAGGGGTCAGTGACCGGCCTCGTTCCAGTCGGGCCCGCGCCCGATCTGCACGTCGAGGGGGACGGACAGATCGGCGGCGTCACCCATGCGGGTGCGGACGATCTGCTCGGCCGCATCCCACTCCCCCGGCGCGACCTCGAGCACGAGCTCGTCATGGATCTGCAGCAGCACGCGCGAGCGCAGGCCCGCCTCGCCCAGATCGGCGTGGATGTGGAAGAGCGCGATCTTCATGATGTCGGCGGCGCTTCCCTGGATGGGCGCGTTCAGCGCCGCTCGCTCGGCGTTCTCGCGCAGCACGCGGTTGGGGCTGTTGAGGTCGGGGAACGGCCGGCGCCGGCCGAAGATCGTCTCGGTGTACCCGTCGACGCGCGCCTTCTCCACCGACGTGCGCAGGTAGTCGCGCACCGCTCCGAAGCGGGCGAAGTACTCCATCATGAGCTCCCGCGCCTCGGACTGGTCGATGCGCAGCTGCTTGGACAGCCCGAACGCCGACAGGCCGTACACGAGGCCGTACGACATCGCCTTGACCTTCGTCCGCATCGCGGGGGTGACCTCTTCCTGTGCGACACCGAACACGCGCGCGCCGACGAAGCGGTGCAGGTCCTCCCCGGAGTTGAACGCCTCGATGAGGCCGGGGTCGCCCGACAGATGCGCCATGATGCGCATCTCGATCTGGGAGTAGTCGGCCGTCAGCAGCGTCTCGTACCCCTCGCCGACTTCGAAGGCGGCGCGGATGCGGCTGCTCTCCTCGTTGCGGATCGGGATGTTCTGCAGATTCGGGTCGGTGCTGGACAGGCGCCCGGTCTGGCTGCCGGTCTGCAGGTACGTGGTGTGGATGCGCCCGGTGTCATCGATCGCGACATCCAGGGATTCGATGATCTGCCGCAGCTTCGTCGCCTCGCGGTGCTGCAGCAGGAGCGCGAGGAACGGGTGCGGGTGGGTCTCCTGCAGGTCGGTCAGGGCCGCGGCATCCGTGGAGTATCCCGACTTGGTCTTGCGGGTCTTGGGCAGCTCCAGCTCGTCGAAGAGGACTTCCTGCAGCTGCTTGGGCGAGCCGAGGTTCACCTCCCGCCCGATCGCCGCGTACGCCTCCTGCGCGAGGGCGTCGGCCCGCGCGGCGAGCTCGCCCGAGAACGCGGAGAGCTTCTCGTGCGACACCGCGACGCCGGCCAGCTCCATGGCGGCGAGGGCCTGCAGGGTGGGCAGCTCGATGTCGGTGAGCACCGTGGCGACGGGCGCGGGAAGCTCGGCGCGCAGCGCATCGGCCACGCGCAGCAGGAACCACGACAGCTGACCGGGGGTTGCCCCCTCGGTCTCGGGAACGAGCTGCGTGGGGTCGGCCTCGGGGAGCTTCTCGCCGAGGTAGCGCGCGACGAGGTCGGCGAGGTTCTTGTCGGGGAAGCTCGGACGCAGCAGCCATCCGGCGAGGAGGACGTCGAGCGACAGACCACCCACGTCGATCCCCTCCCGCAGCAGCGCCTTGACCTGCGGCTTGGCGTCGACGAACACCTTCGGCCGGTCCGAGGCGAGCCATGCCGCCAGCGCGTCGCGCGTCTCCGGCGTCCAATCCGCCTCGACGGCGCCCGACGTCGTCGCCAGCCCCACGCGCGTCGGACGGCCGCCGGTCAGCACAAGGGTGACGCCGACTTCGGAGGTGGCCTCGGCGGTCCACGAGGCCAGCGCAGCGGCGTCGGCCTGCACCGCGGCGGGGGCCTGCGCGACGGGGATGCTGGCATCCGAACCGGTGGCGTCGGCTCCGGCGACTTCGAACACGCGCGGGAGGAGGGTGCGGAACTCCAGGCGCGCGAAGATGTCGCGCACGGCCTGCGCGTCGATCGGGCGCACCTCGAGGTCGGCGGGCGTCACCGGCAGCTCGACGTCGCGCAGCAGCCGGTTCAGCCGGCGGTTGCGGCGCACGTCTTCGAGGTGCTCGCGCAGATTGTTGCCGACGACCCCGGTGACCTTGTCGGCGTTCTCCAGCAGCGCATCCAGCGACCCGTACTGCGTGAGCCACTTCACCGCGGTCTTCTCCCCCACCTTGGGCACGCCGGGGAGGTTGTCGCTGGTCTCACCCACGAGCGCGGCGATGTCGGGATACTGGGCGGGCGGCAGTCCGTACTTCGCCACGACGGTCTCGGGGTCGTAACGCTTGAGCTGCGACACGCCCTGGACATTGGGGTAGAGCAGGGTCACGTCGTCGGTGACGAGCTGGATGGTGTCGCGGTCTCCCGAGCACACCAGGACGTGGAACCCCTCCGCGGCGCCCTGCGTGGCGAGGGTGGCGAGGATGTCGTCGGCCTCGATGCCCTCCTTCTGCAGCACCGGGATGCTCATGGCGGCCAGGCAGTCCTGCAGGATCGGGATCTGGCCCTTGAACTCGCTGGGCGTCTCGGAGCGGTTGGCCTTGTACTCGGGGTACTGGTCGGTGCGGAAGGAGTGCCGCGCCATGTCGAAGGCGACGGCCAGGTGCGTGGGCTTCTCGGCCTTGATGAGGTTGACCAGCATCGAGAGGAATCCGTAGATGCCGTTGGTGTGCTGCCCGTCCTTCGTGGAGAAGTTGTCGACCGGCAGCGCGAAGAAGGCGCGGTAGGCGAGCGAGTGGCCGTCGACGACGAGGAGGGTAGGCTTTTCGGAGTCCGTCACCCGATCAGCCTAACGACGGGAGAGGACATCTCCGGCCCCTCCCCGACGAAGGCGATGATGAGCTCGACTGCCCCCGACACCGACTCCGGACTCGCCTGGGTGGCCCAGCGCGGCATGGGCGCCCTGGCCGAGAAGATGGGCTTCGAATGGGTGGAGTTCACCGTCGAACGGGCCGTCGCCACAATGCCCGTCGAGGGCAACACGCAGCCGGTGGGCCTGCTCCACGGTGGGGCGTACGTCGTGCTGGGCGAGTCGCTCGGGTCGATGGCCGCGAACCTGTACGCGGGCCCCGGCCGCCTGGCGGTGGGTGTGGACATCAACGCCACGCACACCCGCTCGGCGACCTCGGGGCGGGTGACGGGCGTGTGCACGCCGCTGCATCTGGGCCGCTCCCTCACGGTGCACGAGATCGTCGTCACCGATGAGCAGGGACGGCGGTGCTCCACCGTGCGCATCACCAACCACATCAAGGATGCACCGGCCGAATGAGCCGGCGCATCCGCGTGCGGGGCGTCAGGACTTCTTGGGCGCCAGCTGCTCGATGATGGCCTTGGCCACGTCCTGCATCGTCAGGCGGCGGTCCATCGACGCCTTCTGGATCCAGCGGAACGCCTCGGGCTCGGTCAGGCCCATCTTCTCGTTGAGCAGGCCCTTGGCGCGGTCGACGAGCTTGCGCGTCTCGAAGCGCTCGACCATGTCGGCGACTTCGGCTTCGAGCGTGATGATCTGCTCGTAACGGGCCAGGGCGATCTCGATCGCCGGCAGCAGGTCGTTCGGAGTGAAGGGCTTGACGACGTAGGCCAGCGCACCGGCCTCGCTCGCCCGCTCCACGAGCTCCTTCTGGCTGAAGGCGGTCAGCAGCACGACCGGCGCGATGTGGTTCTTGCTCAGTCGCTCGGCGGCGCTGATGCCGTCCAGCTGGGGCATCTTCACGTCCATGATGACGAGGTCGGGGCGAAGCTCGGTGGCCAGCTGCACGGCGGTCTCGCCGTCGCCTGCCTCCCCCACCACGTCGTAGCCGTTGTCGCGGAGGATTTCGACGATGTCCAGCCGGATCAGCGACTCGTCCTCGGCCACGACGACACGGCGGGGGGCGGATGCGGCGGGGGGCTCTTGCTCGGTCACGTATCCATCCTAGAACTGAGAGCGGCGGCTTCCCGCCGCCGGTGGAACAATGCCGAGGATACGCGGCCGCCGGCGATCCAGCGATACGCGCGCGGGGTGTCGCACGACGGTCCCGGCGCCCGGAAGGCGGCGAGCAGTCGCTCGTGCGGGACTGGTCCGCCTACCAGGGGCCGATCCACGTGGGCATCGGCACATCGGCGATCCTCACCGCCCCGTCGAAGACGGCGTCGCTGCCTCGCACCGCGAGGAGAACCCGATCGCCGTCGACGAGGATGCGTTGCGGCCAGCTCCCGCCGGCGGCGCGCTCCTCCAAGGTGCGGAGTCTGCCGCTGTCGTACCGAAGTCGCGTGATCGTGTCGGCGCCCCGGTTGGCCACGAGCACATCGCCGAGCGAGTCGATGGCGATGTCCCCCGGGTAGGAGATGTGGTCGCCTCGGCTCGAGGCCGCTTCGCCGTGCGTCGTCGCCGCCGAGCGCGTCCAGACGCCGGGACCGTCCGCGCGGCGGAGCTCCGTGAGCGTCGTGGCCAGCACCTCGTTCGACAGCTCGGCGCTGGCGACGAGAAGCTCTCCCGCCACCGCCAGGTGCCGAGGACCGGACCCTGCAGGAGTGTGGACGGTGCCGGTATGCCGCACCGTGCCGCCGTGCCACTGGCACCGCAGGATCGCGTCGGCGCCCAGATCTGCGATGA
This region includes:
- a CDS encoding phosphoribosyltransferase, with product MALFADRADAGTQLAASLRAWRGRDAVVLGIPRGGVVVAAVVAAAYGWPLDLVPVRKLGAHGNAELTVGAIAENVRVISERTMRLTGTTPTDLERVEEAERAELARRTAAYPSPGLDLTGRVAIVVDDGVATGSTALAACRAVRGRGASEVILAVPVAPHDWEPDDGVADAFVCPHRPRDFRAVGQFYDRFPQTTDGEVARLLAPGLPT
- a CDS encoding ANTAR domain-containing response regulator, which encodes MTEQEPPAASAPRRVVVAEDESLIRLDIVEILRDNGYDVVGEAGDGETAVQLATELRPDLVIMDVKMPQLDGISAAERLSKNHIAPVVLLTAFSQKELVERASEAGALAYVVKPFTPNDLLPAIEIALARYEQIITLEAEVADMVERFETRKLVDRAKGLLNEKMGLTEPEAFRWIQKASMDRRLTMQDVAKAIIEQLAPKKS
- a CDS encoding hemolysin family protein, whose protein sequence is MSEYVPGIIWLFVLLLGNAFFVGAEFAVISARRSQIEPRAARGSRAAKTTLWAMEHATLMLATSQLGITVCSLLILNVSEPAIHHLLEIPLGLTGLTPELISIIAFAVALALVTFLHVVFGEMVPKNIAFSVPDRAALILAPALVAVARVIKPVIWTLNAAANGILRLFGVQPKDEATSTYTLDEVANIVEQSRREGTLHDASGTLAGAFEFTEKTVADVDVPLGAMVLLPAGATPADVQQAVAAHGYSRYVVAGTDGEPVAYVHMKDVMDLDRPEEFHAPIPEKRLRRLASLPRTAELEDAMAILRRRGAHVARSLDADGRTVGLLYLEDVLEVLVGEIDDATATAA
- a CDS encoding DUF885 domain-containing protein — translated: MTDASRTPSAIDAIADAWVDTIAELEPTAATYIGRSEYNDRFGDYSPDGHARMAAATRDALATLEAAEPVDDVDQVTKADLARELRLSLDLYDAQWHLRDLNVIASPAQDIRMVFDLMPTATAEDWSVISTRLKALPAALDGYIATLREGIALGVVPARRQVLEVVTQIDRYTADHGYFAEFAAEAGPEEGQLPASLARELADNANAARVAYGELASFLGGELAPAAGEKDAVGRELYALHSRRFLGATVDLDETYEWGVEELARMVAEQEAIAEEILPGSSVEEAVAFLEADPARKLRGTDALQKWMQETSDRAIQQLGATHFDIPDPIRTLECMIAPTKEGGIYYTGPTDDFSRPGRMWWSVPEGVTEFDTWRELTTVYHEGVPGHHLQIAQAVYNRAQLNSWRRLLAGTSGHAEGWALYAERLMQSLGFLDDPADRLGMLDGQRMRAARVVLDIGVHLEKPRLDGAGTWDHDYALEFMLRNVNMSNEFVRFEVNRYLGWPGQAPSYKVGQRIWEQIRDGYAEAQGDAFDIKSFHKRALDLGGVGLDTLREALLP
- a CDS encoding lactonase family protein; amino-acid sequence: MTFLATSGGPDGGLWVVADGAGPRRIADIPDTSFAMRLPDGCILALSGGAEGRVQLLEPHGDAFRERDSAPSGGGEPCFAVLDPSGTHIVIVNYGPPGVGVWRIGSPLASLTTTALPAGGSGAVPDRQESSHPHHAVFISPDEMLIADLGADAILRCQWHGGTVRHTGTVHTPAGSGPRHLAVAGELLVASAELSNEVLATTLTELRRADGPGVWTRSAATTHGEAASSRGDHISYPGDIAIDSLGDVLVANRGADTITRLRYDSGRLRTLEERAAGGSWPQRILVDGDRVLLAVRGSDAVFDGAVRIADVPMPTWIGPW
- a CDS encoding hotdog fold thioesterase — protein: MSSTAPDTDSGLAWVAQRGMGALAEKMGFEWVEFTVERAVATMPVEGNTQPVGLLHGGAYVVLGESLGSMAANLYAGPGRLAVGVDINATHTRSATSGRVTGVCTPLHLGRSLTVHEIVVTDEQGRRCSTVRITNHIKDAPAE
- the polA gene encoding DNA polymerase I — translated: MTDSEKPTLLVVDGHSLAYRAFFALPVDNFSTKDGQHTNGIYGFLSMLVNLIKAEKPTHLAVAFDMARHSFRTDQYPEYKANRSETPSEFKGQIPILQDCLAAMSIPVLQKEGIEADDILATLATQGAAEGFHVLVCSGDRDTIQLVTDDVTLLYPNVQGVSQLKRYDPETVVAKYGLPPAQYPDIAALVGETSDNLPGVPKVGEKTAVKWLTQYGSLDALLENADKVTGVVGNNLREHLEDVRRNRRLNRLLRDVELPVTPADLEVRPIDAQAVRDIFARLEFRTLLPRVFEVAGADATGSDASIPVAQAPAAVQADAAALASWTAEATSEVGVTLVLTGGRPTRVGLATTSGAVEADWTPETRDALAAWLASDRPKVFVDAKPQVKALLREGIDVGGLSLDVLLAGWLLRPSFPDKNLADLVARYLGEKLPEADPTQLVPETEGATPGQLSWFLLRVADALRAELPAPVATVLTDIELPTLQALAAMELAGVAVSHEKLSAFSGELAARADALAQEAYAAIGREVNLGSPKQLQEVLFDELELPKTRKTKSGYSTDAAALTDLQETHPHPFLALLLQHREATKLRQIIESLDVAIDDTGRIHTTYLQTGSQTGRLSSTDPNLQNIPIRNEESSRIRAAFEVGEGYETLLTADYSQIEMRIMAHLSGDPGLIEAFNSGEDLHRFVGARVFGVAQEEVTPAMRTKVKAMSYGLVYGLSAFGLSKQLRIDQSEARELMMEYFARFGAVRDYLRTSVEKARVDGYTETIFGRRRPFPDLNSPNRVLRENAERAALNAPIQGSAADIMKIALFHIHADLGEAGLRSRVLLQIHDELVLEVAPGEWDAAEQIVRTRMGDAADLSVPLDVQIGRGPDWNEAGH